A section of the Elizabethkingia anophelis R26 genome encodes:
- the rlmN gene encoding 23S rRNA (adenine(2503)-C(2))-methyltransferase RlmN has product MKDIRTLSLDQLKEYFVSLGEKPFRAKQVYDWLWSKNLHSIDEMTNLSKPLRERIALEYTINPVSVDLMQKSTDGTIKNGVKLHDNLMVESVLIPTETRTTACVSSQVGCSLNCEFCATAKLKRMRNLEVAEIVDQVALIDRQSRLYFDRPLSNIVFMGMGEPMMNYKNVVEAIHKITKPEGLGMSPRRITVSTSGIPKMIKMLADEELKVKLALSLHSAIEHKRNEIMPFSDKFPLTDIMEALQYWYHKTGSVITFEYCVWKGINDGDEDIKALIKYCRQVPSKVNLIQYNPIGEGKYDHRSIAAEEKYVRELEKAGITVMVRKSRGGDIDAACGQLANKTTESEV; this is encoded by the coding sequence ATGAAAGACATCCGCACACTTTCCCTGGACCAACTAAAAGAATACTTTGTATCGCTTGGAGAGAAGCCTTTCCGCGCGAAACAGGTTTATGACTGGTTATGGTCCAAAAACCTGCACTCTATAGACGAAATGACCAATCTCTCGAAGCCTTTGAGAGAAAGAATTGCACTGGAGTATACGATTAATCCGGTATCTGTAGATCTAATGCAGAAAAGTACAGACGGAACTATTAAAAACGGAGTAAAGCTACACGATAACCTGATGGTAGAAAGTGTACTTATTCCTACAGAAACCAGAACTACTGCTTGTGTGTCTTCACAGGTTGGTTGTTCATTGAACTGCGAATTTTGTGCTACAGCGAAACTGAAACGTATGCGTAATCTTGAAGTTGCCGAGATTGTAGATCAGGTAGCTTTAATAGACAGACAAAGCCGTTTATATTTCGACAGACCGCTTTCTAATATTGTATTTATGGGAATGGGAGAGCCTATGATGAATTATAAAAACGTTGTAGAAGCTATTCATAAAATTACCAAGCCTGAAGGTTTGGGTATGTCACCGAGAAGAATTACCGTTTCTACATCCGGTATTCCGAAGATGATCAAGATGCTGGCGGATGAAGAGCTAAAAGTAAAATTAGCACTTTCCCTTCATTCAGCTATCGAGCATAAGCGTAATGAGATTATGCCATTCTCTGATAAGTTTCCTCTAACCGATATTATGGAAGCTTTACAATATTGGTATCATAAAACAGGATCCGTAATTACCTTTGAATACTGTGTATGGAAAGGAATTAATGACGGTGATGAAGATATCAAAGCACTGATTAAATACTGCCGTCAGGTACCATCTAAAGTCAATCTTATTCAGTACAATCCGATTGGTGAAGGTAAATATGATCACAGAAGCATTGCTGCTGAAGAAAAGTATGTTCGGGAATTGGAAAAAGCAGGTATAACCGTAATGGTAAGAAAAAGCCGCGGAGGTGATATCGATGCAGCTTGTGGCCAGCTAGCCAACAAAACAACTGAAAGTGAAGTTTAA
- the queA gene encoding tRNA preQ1(34) S-adenosylmethionine ribosyltransferase-isomerase QueA, translating into MKTSDFNFNLPDHLLAEHPSENRDEAKLMVLDRKTQTIEHKLFKDVIDYFNEDDLFIFNNTKVFPARLYGNKEKTGAKIEVFLLRELDREARVWDVLVDPARKIRIGNKLFFTEDESLVAEVIDNTTSRGRTLRFLFDGSYEEFRAKLTELGETPLPKYIKRDVEPEDAERYQTIYAEIEGAVAAPTAGLHFSKHLMKRMEIKGINFANVTLHVGLGTFNPIEVEDLSKHKMECEQAIITQDNADIINKAIEENRRVCAVGTTTMRAIETSVSTNRRLSAYEGWTNKFIYPPYDFGIANAMITNFHTPKSTLIMMIAAFAGRDFVMHAYEEAIKNDYKFYSYGDAMLIL; encoded by the coding sequence ATGAAAACTTCTGATTTTAATTTTAACCTACCTGATCATCTTTTAGCTGAACACCCATCCGAAAACCGTGATGAAGCAAAATTGATGGTTTTAGACCGTAAAACTCAAACAATCGAGCACAAGCTTTTTAAAGATGTAATCGATTATTTTAACGAAGACGATTTATTTATCTTCAACAATACTAAAGTATTCCCGGCTCGTCTTTATGGAAATAAAGAAAAGACAGGTGCTAAAATTGAAGTATTCTTACTTCGTGAATTGGATCGCGAAGCTCGTGTATGGGATGTACTAGTAGATCCGGCAAGAAAGATAAGAATTGGTAATAAACTTTTCTTTACAGAAGACGAAAGCTTAGTTGCTGAAGTTATCGATAATACAACTTCAAGAGGTAGAACACTTCGTTTCTTATTCGATGGTAGCTACGAAGAGTTCAGAGCTAAATTAACTGAACTTGGAGAAACTCCGCTTCCTAAATACATCAAAAGAGATGTAGAGCCAGAAGATGCTGAGCGTTACCAAACAATTTATGCAGAAATAGAGGGAGCTGTAGCAGCACCAACTGCAGGACTTCACTTCTCTAAGCATTTGATGAAGAGAATGGAGATCAAAGGAATCAATTTTGCAAATGTAACATTGCACGTTGGTTTAGGAACTTTCAACCCAATTGAGGTAGAAGACCTTTCTAAACACAAAATGGAATGTGAGCAGGCTATCATTACTCAGGATAACGCAGATATCATCAATAAAGCAATCGAAGAAAACCGTAGGGTATGTGCTGTAGGAACAACTACAATGCGTGCTATTGAGACTTCGGTTTCTACAAACAGAAGACTTAGTGCTTATGAAGGATGGACTAACAAATTTATCTATCCTCCTTACGATTTTGGTATTGCAAATGCAATGATTACCAACTTCCACACACCAAAGTCTACATTAATTATGATGATCGCTGCCTTTGCAGGTAGAGATTTTGTAATGCATGCATATGAAGAAGCTATTAAGAATGACTACAAGTTCTATTCTTATGGTGATGCAATGCTTATTCTTTAA
- a CDS encoding DNA-deoxyinosine glycosylase, giving the protein MEDRINSFPPFIDKDSKILVLGSVPGVKSLEMQQYYAHPQNHFWKIMFHLLAEPVTSDYEEKVAMLQRNGIAVWDTIESCVRKGSKDTDIKNEEANDIAKLLKEFPNIRAVFCNGQKAFKNLSKQLKNKEVGVNFYGLPSTSPLHTVGFEKKLPEWEQILHYL; this is encoded by the coding sequence ATGGAGGATCGAATTAATTCATTTCCACCTTTTATAGATAAAGACTCCAAAATTCTGGTTTTGGGATCCGTACCCGGAGTAAAATCTCTGGAGATGCAGCAATATTATGCACATCCGCAAAATCATTTCTGGAAGATTATGTTTCATCTGCTGGCTGAGCCTGTGACTTCTGATTATGAAGAAAAAGTAGCGATGCTTCAGCGAAATGGAATTGCAGTATGGGATACGATAGAAAGCTGTGTGAGAAAAGGAAGTAAGGATACAGATATAAAAAATGAAGAAGCAAATGACATCGCAAAACTTTTAAAAGAGTTTCCAAATATCAGGGCTGTTTTCTGTAACGGGCAGAAGGCTTTCAAAAATCTTAGTAAACAGCTAAAAAATAAAGAAGTGGGGGTTAATTTTTATGGATTACCCAGTACAAGTCCGCTTCATACTGTCGGATTCGAAAAGAAACTTCCGGAGTGGGAACAGATTCTTCATTATCTGTAA
- a CDS encoding glycine C-acetyltransferase: MISPKFLENLQNELAQIDADGLYKRERIITSSQDAEIVVNNKTLLNFCANNYLGLANNPEVVKASQAAMDTHGYGMASVRFICGTQDIHKNLEKKISEFLGTEDTILYAACFDANGGVFEPLFTEQDAIISDELNHASIIDGVRLCKAARYRYKNNNMEDLEAQLIAASEKNHRFKIIVTDGVFSMDGIVADLKGVCDLAEKYDALVMVDDSHATGFIGKTGRGTHEANDVIGRVDIITSTLGKALGGALGGFTSGKKEVIDMLRQRSRPYLFSNSLAPGIVGAATKVLELISDDTSRRDRVMENAQYFRTKMQEAGFDIPEGDAAIVPVMLYDAKLSQQMADKLLDEGIYVIGFFYPVVPKGKARIRVQLSAAHTREHLDKAIAAFTKIGKELRVI, translated from the coding sequence ATGATTAGCCCAAAATTTTTAGAGAATCTTCAAAACGAATTGGCACAGATTGATGCTGACGGACTATACAAAAGAGAACGAATTATTACCTCTTCGCAGGATGCGGAAATAGTAGTAAATAATAAGACTTTACTAAACTTCTGCGCAAACAACTATTTAGGGTTAGCCAATAATCCGGAAGTTGTAAAAGCTTCTCAGGCTGCTATGGACACTCATGGGTACGGAATGGCTTCAGTAAGATTTATTTGCGGTACACAGGATATTCACAAAAATCTGGAGAAGAAGATTTCTGAATTTTTAGGAACTGAAGATACAATACTTTATGCAGCATGTTTTGATGCAAATGGAGGAGTTTTCGAACCTTTATTTACAGAACAGGATGCGATTATTTCGGACGAATTAAATCATGCTTCTATTATCGACGGTGTCAGATTATGTAAAGCTGCCCGTTACAGATATAAAAACAATAATATGGAAGATCTGGAAGCACAATTAATAGCAGCTTCTGAAAAAAATCACAGATTCAAAATTATTGTAACTGATGGTGTTTTCTCTATGGATGGTATTGTTGCCGACCTGAAAGGAGTTTGTGATCTTGCCGAAAAATATGACGCTTTGGTAATGGTAGATGATTCTCACGCAACCGGATTCATTGGTAAAACAGGTCGCGGAACTCACGAAGCTAATGATGTAATTGGTAGAGTAGATATTATTACATCTACATTAGGCAAGGCTTTAGGCGGGGCGCTTGGAGGTTTCACATCCGGTAAGAAAGAAGTTATCGATATGTTACGCCAGCGTTCAAGACCATATTTATTCTCTAACTCACTGGCACCTGGTATTGTAGGAGCTGCAACTAAGGTATTGGAATTAATTTCTGATGATACTTCCAGAAGAGACAGAGTGATGGAAAATGCACAATATTTCCGTACCAAAATGCAGGAAGCAGGCTTTGATATTCCTGAAGGAGATGCAGCTATTGTTCCGGTTATGTTGTACGATGCTAAGCTTTCTCAGCAAATGGCTGATAAATTATTGGATGAAGGCATTTATGTAATTGGTTTCTTCTATCCTGTGGTACCAAAAGGCAAGGCTAGAATCAGAGTACAATTATCTGCTGCGCATACACGTGAACATTTGGATAAAGCAATTGCTGCTTTTACTAAAATTGGTAAAGAACTAAGAGTGATCTAA
- the dacB gene encoding D-alanyl-D-alanine carboxypeptidase/D-alanyl-D-alanine endopeptidase: MNLEKLISGNLILFTSFLLAQTSAQPSVQTYYPQVYAEQQLVGKEMTAEKSLLSPKIQLDTELNRVQSDPVLRYATWGFAVYDPQANKMITCYNENVPLVPASTTKLLTTDTAYSLFGKKFQWVTQLEYSGEITPEGALNGNLYIIGSGDPSLGTNQAGADSYWTIIANFKDALNRAGIKRINGGIVIESGIFKTSETILPPNIVWLEHNNYYLPVGNTQNINPQNEKMVVKAKRPSSGEKSYFYISPYSKQLVYADKFEGNTYLQGKLPDAPAYLANNLKSSLIKSGIPVTGTVTTRSVDANPEERVFLAEQKSPTLEDIVYFTNQNSNNRFAEALMRISGFYANGDLSLESGKSAVVSHLGTVGFDFAGLNYADGSGLSKSNTVTPLAHVKFLAQLMKQPYFKNYFDSLPIAGNSGTLKKMFLYNEANGQIFAKTGTLNRVKTLAGYIKTRTGKTLTFSLLINNYSGSVDQVKRKMEQLLEPTLQL; encoded by the coding sequence ATGAATCTAGAGAAACTTATCTCAGGGAACCTAATCCTCTTCACTTCATTTCTTTTAGCACAAACCTCTGCTCAACCATCTGTACAAACATATTATCCGCAGGTATATGCGGAGCAGCAGCTTGTGGGAAAAGAAATGACGGCTGAGAAATCCCTGTTGAGTCCTAAAATTCAGTTAGATACTGAATTGAACAGAGTTCAGAGTGATCCCGTCCTGCGTTATGCAACATGGGGCTTTGCGGTTTATGATCCGCAAGCGAATAAGATGATTACCTGCTACAACGAGAATGTACCATTGGTGCCGGCTTCTACAACAAAACTGTTGACAACCGATACAGCATATTCTCTTTTTGGGAAAAAATTCCAGTGGGTAACTCAGTTGGAATATTCTGGAGAAATTACTCCCGAAGGAGCTTTGAATGGCAATCTGTATATCATAGGGAGCGGAGATCCCAGTCTGGGAACCAATCAGGCAGGAGCAGACTCTTACTGGACAATCATTGCTAATTTTAAAGATGCTTTAAACAGGGCAGGAATCAAAAGAATTAATGGTGGAATTGTAATAGAATCAGGAATTTTTAAAACATCCGAAACAATTCTCCCACCTAATATTGTATGGCTAGAGCATAACAACTATTACTTGCCAGTAGGGAATACGCAGAACATAAATCCTCAGAACGAAAAAATGGTGGTTAAAGCAAAAAGACCATCATCCGGAGAGAAAAGCTATTTCTATATTTCCCCATATAGTAAGCAACTTGTTTATGCAGATAAATTTGAAGGAAATACCTATTTACAAGGTAAATTACCTGATGCTCCTGCGTATTTAGCCAATAATCTGAAATCTTCTTTAATAAAAAGCGGAATACCGGTAACAGGGACAGTAACCACACGTAGTGTAGATGCTAATCCTGAAGAAAGAGTCTTTTTAGCGGAACAAAAATCTCCGACACTGGAAGATATAGTATACTTTACCAATCAGAATAGTAATAACAGGTTTGCAGAAGCTTTAATGCGTATTTCCGGATTTTATGCCAACGGAGATCTCTCTCTGGAGTCTGGCAAAAGTGCTGTAGTTAGTCATTTGGGAACTGTAGGTTTTGATTTTGCAGGCTTAAACTATGCAGACGGAAGCGGACTTTCCAAAAGTAACACTGTAACTCCTCTGGCACATGTAAAGTTTCTGGCACAGCTCATGAAGCAGCCTTACTTCAAAAATTATTTTGATTCATTGCCAATTGCCGGAAATTCGGGAACATTGAAAAAAATGTTCTTGTATAATGAAGCCAATGGACAAATTTTCGCTAAAACGGGAACACTGAACAGGGTCAAAACTCTAGCTGGCTATATTAAAACGAGAACAGGAAAAACACTTACATTCTCATTACTCATTAACAACTATAGTGGTTCCGTCGATCAGGTGAAGCGAAAAATGGAACAGTTACTAGAGCCGACATTACAATTATAA
- the priA gene encoding replication restart helicase PriA, which produces MMFAQLILPLNIKGTYTYKVPVFLYGKLEIGMRVVVPFGGKKLYTGIVTEIHDREPEAFLPKEIISALDNEAILPEEQLKFWQWISDYYLCNVGEVYRFAFPSSLKLESETYVKRNPDVEVDYEVLDVHEIHLMQALEVKSVINLQELEAFIPRKDVMKTLNSLIDERLIVIDEKISEKYKAKEVSYIRLKEGLLESVALHEILSILNKAPKQKDLFLAILDKATSENPFVKKSELFEDKFFSSQQLKALVDKGYVEEFYLQKDRIDSYDGDLEQIEQLTDLQQKALWEIVKEYEEKDVVLLHGVTGSGKTHLYISKIEETVASGKNVLMLFPEVALTKQITQRLEKKYGQLLGFYHSKLTDFEKVEIWRKVKNNQLRIVLGTRNALFLPFQNLGMVIVDEEHDSQYKTTTVQPFFNAKDVAIVLGKFYEAKVLLGSATPSVESYYSALTNKIGLVKLEERFGESKVPKINLIDFKEAQNLKTTNGSFTIQMIMEIREQLEQKKQVIILHNRRGYANVIECESCGYTQYCSNCDVVMTYHKVSNELKCHYCGQRSAVPKQCPSCHSENLTTKGLGIQQLEEEVQRLFPEAEVGRMDMDAMRTKFAYEKFFERVENQELDIIIGTQMISKGLDFDHVDLVVVPKSDAMLHIQDFRAEERAYQLFTQMAGRAGRTSQHGRMLLQTYNPYQTIFEKLSKDPDHIYEYFIQERSRFLYPPFVKLIFIELKHRREDKVERASLFLGSVLRKYLPEECILGPEKSQIFRINNLYQYQILLKLPKGKKYNLFKQFVSTSIDEFNEISGYKSVKLNLYVDF; this is translated from the coding sequence ATGATGTTTGCTCAGCTCATTTTACCATTAAATATTAAAGGAACTTATACCTATAAAGTTCCTGTTTTTTTATATGGTAAACTGGAGATCGGAATGCGTGTTGTAGTTCCTTTTGGCGGAAAAAAACTTTATACGGGAATTGTCACTGAAATTCATGACAGAGAACCGGAAGCATTTTTACCAAAAGAAATTATTTCCGCTTTGGATAATGAAGCTATACTGCCGGAGGAGCAACTGAAATTCTGGCAATGGATTTCTGATTATTATCTGTGTAATGTAGGAGAAGTATACCGTTTTGCATTTCCCTCCTCTTTAAAACTGGAGAGTGAAACCTATGTAAAGAGGAACCCGGATGTAGAAGTTGACTATGAAGTACTGGATGTCCACGAAATACATCTGATGCAGGCATTAGAGGTAAAGTCGGTGATTAATCTTCAGGAACTTGAAGCATTTATTCCGAGAAAAGACGTCATGAAGACGCTTAACAGTCTGATCGATGAACGTCTGATTGTTATTGATGAAAAAATTAGCGAAAAGTATAAAGCTAAAGAGGTTTCTTATATCAGATTGAAAGAAGGACTGCTGGAAAGTGTAGCGCTTCATGAAATTCTTTCTATACTGAATAAAGCGCCTAAACAAAAAGATCTTTTTCTGGCCATTCTGGATAAAGCAACTTCCGAAAATCCGTTTGTAAAAAAGTCAGAACTTTTTGAAGATAAATTTTTCAGCAGTCAGCAACTAAAAGCACTTGTTGACAAAGGCTATGTGGAAGAGTTTTATTTACAAAAAGATCGTATAGATTCTTATGACGGTGATTTGGAGCAAATAGAACAGCTTACTGATCTTCAGCAAAAAGCTTTGTGGGAAATTGTAAAGGAGTACGAAGAGAAAGATGTCGTATTGCTACATGGTGTTACAGGATCTGGTAAAACCCACCTGTATATTTCCAAAATAGAAGAAACAGTAGCTTCCGGAAAGAATGTATTAATGCTTTTCCCTGAAGTAGCTTTGACCAAGCAGATTACCCAAAGACTAGAGAAAAAATACGGACAATTACTCGGTTTTTACCATTCCAAATTAACCGACTTCGAAAAGGTGGAAATTTGGAGGAAAGTAAAAAATAACCAGCTTAGAATTGTTCTGGGAACTCGGAATGCACTTTTTTTACCATTTCAGAATCTTGGGATGGTAATTGTAGATGAGGAACATGATTCCCAATATAAAACGACAACTGTTCAGCCCTTTTTCAATGCAAAAGATGTGGCAATTGTTTTAGGAAAGTTTTACGAGGCTAAAGTTTTGCTGGGTAGTGCAACACCTTCTGTAGAATCTTATTACTCGGCCTTGACCAATAAAATTGGATTGGTAAAATTGGAGGAACGTTTTGGTGAAAGCAAAGTTCCTAAAATAAACCTGATCGATTTTAAAGAAGCTCAGAATCTGAAAACGACTAATGGCAGCTTTACAATCCAAATGATTATGGAGATCAGAGAGCAGCTGGAGCAGAAGAAGCAGGTTATTATTCTGCATAACCGTCGTGGATATGCCAATGTAATAGAATGCGAAAGTTGTGGTTACACACAATATTGTAGCAATTGCGATGTTGTGATGACTTATCATAAAGTATCCAACGAACTGAAGTGTCATTATTGTGGTCAGAGATCGGCAGTGCCTAAGCAATGTCCGTCCTGTCATTCCGAAAATCTTACAACAAAAGGTTTGGGAATTCAGCAATTGGAAGAAGAAGTTCAGCGTCTATTTCCCGAAGCAGAAGTTGGACGGATGGATATGGATGCTATGCGGACTAAATTTGCCTACGAGAAGTTCTTTGAAAGAGTAGAAAATCAGGAACTGGATATTATTATTGGTACCCAGATGATTTCTAAAGGACTGGATTTTGATCATGTAGATCTTGTTGTAGTCCCAAAATCAGATGCAATGCTGCATATTCAGGACTTCCGGGCAGAAGAAAGAGCTTATCAGCTCTTCACCCAGATGGCAGGACGCGCCGGAAGAACTTCGCAACACGGAAGAATGCTGCTTCAGACTTATAATCCCTATCAGACCATTTTTGAGAAATTATCAAAGGATCCGGATCACATATACGAATACTTTATTCAGGAAAGAAGCAGATTCCTATATCCGCCTTTTGTGAAATTAATTTTCATAGAATTAAAACACCGCAGAGAGGATAAGGTGGAAAGAGCATCCTTGTTTCTGGGCTCTGTTCTAAGAAAGTATTTACCTGAAGAATGTATATTGGGACCTGAAAAATCACAGATTTTCAGGATTAATAATTTATACCAATATCAGATTTTACTAAAACTTCCTAAAGGAAAAAAATACAATTTGTTCAAACAATTTGTCTCTACTTCAATAGATGAATTCAATGAAATTTCGGGTTACAAAAGTGTGAAATTGAATCTCTATGTCGATTTTTAA
- a CDS encoding proline dehydrogenase family protein: MSIFDNTQIAFADKTTDQLRKAYWMFKGIENPTLTNMGVSMLNFTVKNNFPFVDGIVKKTLFEQFCGGETREESIQAVNKLWKRGVGSIFDYSVEGKEDEESFDKICNEIKDIIKFSKGNPAIPFVVFKPTAFGRIDLYEEVGKGRELTTSEKEEWERVRTRFDEVCKLCHENNIKVMVDAEESWMQDAADHLTEEMMEKYNKETPIVWNTIQMYRTFRLEYMEEHLQRAREKGYFIGYKIVRGAYMEKERDRAIRMGYPSPIQPTKQATDDNYNAGIDFIMGHQDIVSAFFGTHNEKSTELIMDKMKAAGLSNDSSHVYFGQLYGMSDNITFYLSSLHYNVAKYLPYGPVKDVVPYLTRRAQENTSVAGQTGRELSLIQKEIERRKKK, from the coding sequence ATGAGTATTTTTGATAATACACAGATTGCATTTGCAGATAAAACAACAGACCAGTTGAGAAAAGCATACTGGATGTTCAAAGGTATTGAAAACCCTACACTAACAAACATGGGAGTTTCTATGCTGAATTTTACCGTAAAGAACAACTTTCCTTTTGTAGATGGAATTGTAAAGAAAACATTATTCGAACAATTCTGTGGTGGTGAAACCCGTGAAGAAAGTATACAGGCGGTAAACAAGCTATGGAAGAGAGGAGTAGGTAGTATTTTCGATTATTCTGTAGAAGGTAAAGAAGACGAAGAAAGCTTTGACAAAATCTGTAATGAGATTAAAGATATTATCAAATTCTCTAAAGGTAATCCGGCGATACCGTTTGTGGTATTCAAGCCAACGGCTTTCGGAAGAATCGATCTTTATGAAGAAGTTGGAAAAGGAAGAGAGCTTACAACAAGTGAAAAAGAAGAATGGGAACGTGTAAGAACCCGTTTTGATGAAGTTTGTAAGTTGTGTCATGAGAACAACATTAAAGTAATGGTAGACGCGGAAGAATCCTGGATGCAGGATGCAGCAGATCACCTTACTGAAGAGATGATGGAGAAGTACAATAAGGAAACTCCTATTGTATGGAATACTATCCAGATGTACAGAACTTTCAGACTGGAGTACATGGAAGAGCATTTACAGAGAGCTCGTGAAAAAGGATACTTTATTGGTTACAAAATTGTACGTGGTGCTTATATGGAAAAAGAGCGCGACAGAGCTATAAGAATGGGATATCCTTCACCAATCCAGCCTACTAAGCAAGCTACAGACGATAACTATAATGCAGGTATCGATTTTATTATGGGGCACCAGGATATTGTTTCAGCATTTTTCGGGACTCACAACGAGAAAAGTACAGAGCTGATTATGGATAAAATGAAAGCTGCAGGATTGTCAAACGATTCATCTCATGTATATTTCGGTCAGTTATACGGAATGTCCGATAATATTACGTTCTACCTTTCCAGCTTGCATTATAATGTCGCTAAATATTTACCTTATGGTCCGGTGAAAGACGTAGTACCATATCTAACACGTCGTGCGCAGGAAAATACTTCTGTGGCAGGACAGACAGGAAGAGAACTTTCTTTGATTCAGAAAGAAATCGAAAGAAGAAAGAAAAAATAA
- the aroB gene encoding 3-dehydroquinate synthase: MISFLDDSFSQLNEYIDRTNPSLLLLLVDENTHEYCLPTVLANLETTIPFEIIEIEAGEEGKNIGTAAQLWEILSEFGTDRNALMINIGGGVITDMGGFVASTYKRGIKFINIPTTLLSMVDASIGGKTGIDHQFYKNIIGTFALPEKIFAYPKFLQTLPFTELRSGFAEMLKHGLIASDQHWNNLKQLELTPENIEPFVVDSMNIKQYVVEQDFKEQNLRKTLNFGHTIGHAIESLFLQQEAPVPHGEAVAAGMIMEAHLSYSNQLIDEATLAEITNAITAIYPYLSIDNFSHEDIYNLMLNDKKNSNGIIKFSIIDKIGHCLYDYEVTKSQTETAIQYYREAYKA, translated from the coding sequence ATGATCAGCTTTTTAGACGACAGCTTCAGCCAGCTTAACGAATATATTGATAGAACCAACCCAAGTCTGCTATTATTACTGGTAGATGAAAACACCCATGAATATTGCCTTCCAACTGTATTGGCCAATCTGGAAACTACAATTCCGTTCGAAATCATAGAGATTGAGGCCGGAGAAGAAGGAAAAAATATAGGAACTGCTGCTCAGTTATGGGAAATCCTTTCGGAATTCGGTACTGACAGAAATGCCTTAATGATTAATATTGGTGGTGGTGTTATTACTGATATGGGTGGCTTTGTTGCTTCTACATATAAAAGAGGTATTAAATTCATTAATATACCTACAACTCTATTGTCTATGGTAGACGCTTCCATTGGAGGAAAAACAGGAATAGATCATCAGTTTTATAAAAACATTATCGGCACATTCGCATTACCTGAAAAAATATTTGCTTATCCTAAATTTCTTCAGACTTTACCATTTACGGAATTAAGAAGTGGTTTTGCTGAGATGCTGAAACATGGACTGATCGCCTCTGACCAACACTGGAACAACCTGAAGCAACTGGAATTGACACCAGAGAATATAGAACCATTTGTTGTAGATTCTATGAACATTAAGCAATATGTAGTAGAACAGGACTTCAAAGAACAAAACCTTCGTAAAACGCTCAATTTCGGACATACAATAGGACATGCTATAGAAAGTCTTTTCCTTCAGCAGGAAGCTCCGGTTCCACATGGTGAAGCTGTAGCGGCAGGAATGATTATGGAAGCGCATCTGTCCTACTCTAACCAATTGATAGATGAAGCTACTCTAGCAGAAATCACTAATGCCATTACGGCAATATACCCATACCTCTCTATTGATAATTTTAGCCATGAGGATATTTACAATCTGATGCTGAATGACAAGAAGAACAGCAATGGTATTATAAAGTTCTCAATTATAGATAAGATTGGTCACTGCCTGTATGACTATGAGGTAACAAAAAGTCAGACAGAGACTGCCATTCAGTACTACCGAGAAGCTTATAAGGCATAA
- a CDS encoding porin family protein — MKKVFLGLGIVLGTMAFAQSTAGPRFGIKAGGNLSDLTGYGSAEKSKIGFYAGVFMNAPISSDFSIQPEVVYSQQGSKFKDVGNVTDYKRNLGYINVPVMVQYNATPDFYLEAGPEFGFLVDAQDKRKISGVNLNTSGTDGYNTFNFGMGLGAGYRFTPNISINARYTAGFTNIVKNNGGDSVRNNNFQLGLGYTF; from the coding sequence ATGAAAAAGGTATTTTTAGGATTAGGTATTGTATTAGGTACAATGGCATTCGCACAATCTACAGCTGGTCCAAGATTTGGTATTAAAGCTGGTGGTAACCTTTCTGACTTAACTGGATATGGCAGTGCTGAAAAATCTAAAATTGGATTTTACGCAGGTGTATTTATGAATGCTCCTATCTCATCTGACTTTAGCATTCAACCGGAGGTTGTATACAGCCAACAAGGTTCTAAATTCAAAGATGTTGGAAATGTAACAGATTATAAAAGAAACTTAGGATATATCAATGTACCGGTAATGGTTCAGTATAACGCAACTCCAGATTTCTATCTTGAGGCTGGTCCTGAATTTGGCTTCTTAGTAGACGCACAAGATAAAAGAAAAATTAGTGGAGTAAATTTGAACACCAGTGGTACTGATGGTTACAACACCTTTAACTTCGGTATGGGGCTAGGTGCAGGTTACAGATTTACACCAAACATTAGCATCAACGCTCGTTATACAGCAGGGTTCACTAATATTGTAAAAAATAATGGCGGTGATTCTGTAAGAAATAACAATTTCCAATTAGGATTAGGTTATACTTTCTAA